From one Nematostella vectensis chromosome 7, jaNemVect1.1, whole genome shotgun sequence genomic stretch:
- the LOC5505793 gene encoding LOW QUALITY PROTEIN: peroxisomal N(1)-acetyl-spermine/spermidine oxidase (The sequence of the model RefSeq protein was modified relative to this genomic sequence to represent the inferred CDS: deleted 1 base in 1 codon), protein MNSDTENACVSTFAAMLETKCIVLRIEIKMLRSSPLSLGLLTCQDTCAHVELNNVNKDPVLQSAVKTSQAPPKRVAVVGAGMAGFAVTVALEEKGFDVVLLEASDYLGGRVRTVKPFKGFPPVDLGADFIHGSENVIHDLAHENNWKINEGYDVSSDPFESTLYHNGGQRLLHGTDPDIRKMLEAEEQITKIGEQLNLESTNGHESVDRCDNNADTKEISCCQTRQCGMRCTSWNAQDMETYTFDRIHLYKKIKELKQKCKDGDELRAAMRNLDISLATWLTKLGATRSTWDLMECTVGQNYGAPLSKLGLLGVAEEKGCWGYGPGNYRFEGSYEVLVSHFLKKCPMTDIRTNWPVRQITWSGQTSSSHDQDMQVTLKSNSGEIISANYVVITVPLTILKDGDIIFSPPLPREKELAIERLHMSTALKIVCRFKKPFWGQSKIVDVAHGFISQIWTYTRDQHVDGEECHVLVGFQSAEHAAQKVHLEKEVVRDRFLEQLDQIFGSHENPRPASQCFMSCVYYHWSKHPYVRGGYSASSAHAYGMRSDLAKPVSGRLFFAGEATHVTNPATVQAAIETGRRAASEVFQVASSPSTAAVMASLSRTSL, encoded by the exons ATGAACAGCGACACAGAGAACGCATGTGTTTCTACCTTCGCCGCCATGTTGGAAACGAAGTGCATTGTG CTAAGAATCGAAATAAAGATGTTACGATCATCACCACTGAGCTTGGGCCTATTGACATGTCAGGATACCTGTGCGCATGTCGAATTAAATAATGTGAACAAAGACCCTGTCTTGCAATCAG CCGTCAAAACAAGTCAAGCTCCTCCCAAGAGAGTTGCTGTCGTGGGTGCGGGGATGGCTGGATTTGCTGTCACAGTTGCTCTGGAGGAGAAGGGGTTTGATGTAGTTCTTCTTGAGGCATCAGACTACCTTG GTGGTCGAGTCAGGACAGTCAAGCCTTTTAAGGGATTCCCCCCTGTTGATCTTGGTGCAGATTTTATCCATGGCTCGGAAAATGTCATTCATGATTTAGCACATGAAAACAACTGGAAAATAAATGAG GGCTACGACGTATCTAGCGACCCGTTTGAGTCTACACTTTACCACAACGGCGGACAGCGTCTCCTTCATGGAACTGACCCAGATATCAGAAAAATGCTCGAGGCTGAGGAACAGATAACAAAAATTGGAGAACAATTAAACCTGGAGAGCACGAATGGTCATGAAAGTGTTGACCGATGTGACAACAATGCTGATACGAAAGAAATTTCTTGCTGTCAAACGAGACAATGTGGAATGCGCTGCACATCTTGGAATGCACAAGACATGGAAACATACACATTCGATAGGATACACCtatacaagaaaataaaagaactAAAACAGAAATGCAAAGATGGTGATGAATTAAG AGCTGCCATGCGTAATCTTGATATCAGTCTAGCAACATGGCTAACTAAACTGGGCGCGACCCGGTCAACGTGGGATCTCATGGAGTGTACGGTTGGGCAAAATTATGGAGCACCCCTCTCTAAGCTTGGGCTTCTTGGTGTTGCCGAAGAAAAGGGATGTTGGGGTTATGGTCCTGGTAACTACAG ATTTGAAGGATCCTATGAAGTGCTTGTTTCTCATTTCCTGAAAAAATGCCCTATGACTGATATTAGGACCAACTGGCCAGTCAGGCAGATTACCTGGTCAG GTCAAACTAGCTCGTCACATGACCAGGATATGCAAGTGACTTTGAAAAGTAACAGTGGCGAAATAATATCTGCAAACTATGTCGTCATCACAGTCCCTTTGACAATCCTCAAGGATGGCGATATCATTTTCTCACCACCACTCCCAAGGGAAAAGGAATTGGCCATAGAAAGACTACACATGAGTACGGCTTTAAAAATTGTTTGTCGCttt aaaaaacccttttggGGTCAGTCTAAGATTGTTGATGTGGCACATGGATTCATAAGCCAAATATGGACTTATACACGTGACCAGCACGTGGACGGCGAGGAATGCCACGTGCTTGTGGGTTTCCAGTCTGCCGAGCATGCAGCCCAGAAGGTTCACCTAGAGAAGGAGGTCGTCAGGGATCGTTTCCTGGAGCAGCTTGATCAAATTTTTGG TTCCCATGAAAACCCTCGCCCAGCCTCCCAATGCTTTATGAGTTGCGTGTACTACCATTGGTCCAAACATCCTTACGTCAGAGGTGGCTACAGTGCATCCAGCGCGCATGCGTACGGAATGCGCAGCGATCTTGCCAAACCTGTCAGCGGTCGCTTGTTTTTCGCGGGAGAGGCAACTCACGTGACAAACCCCGCTACTGTCCAGGCTGCTATAGAGACCGGAAGGAGAGCTGCATCTGAAGTTTTCCAAGTGGCATCATCTCCAAGCACAGCGGCAGTGATGGCCTCGTTATCTAGAACTTCACTTTGA